In Rhodopirellula sp. P2, the DNA window TCAGCGAATTCAGGGAGCGAAGTTCCGGCATCAGTTGGATCCTTCTGGTGTCGATGATTCCGCCGAAGGCTTGGACGCCGGCGCGACGGGCGACTCCGTTCGTGTGGCCAACAGTTCGACCAATTCGGTTAGCAGGAGATCTCGGTCACGTCCCGACAAGCCGATTGCCAACTGGGCGATCAGGACGCCGTACTGTTCGCCAATGTTGTAGCGGCGACCTTGCAGTTGATACGCGAGGTACTTTCCGCGGTGAGGGAGTTTGGCGGCCGCGTCGGAAAGTGATGGGCGTTCCATGCACTTGTCAGCCACGACTTCATGCAGGCATTCCATGACCGCAGGAGTCAGAACGTGCATGCCGAAGTAGCCGAGGTAGTATCCGCTTCGCAGGCCCGGCGTGATCAGCGATTGCTCGGCGAGCGTTGGGGTCGGTTTTTCGACGACAGTGCGAACGTCATACAGGCCATCGAAGCGCGGCACGCTGGCTCCACCGACAATGCCAAAGTACGGCAGGCGATGTTCGCGTGTGGATTGGACCGCGGACACCGGGCAAGCGTGTTGCTCGGCCATCTGAATCAATTGAGCGGCACAACTTCTCGACGTTGCGGACAGATACAGGTGGTCGCTCACCAGGTGCAGGAACGCGTCGTCGCCGCAAAATGATTCGGCTTGCAGGATGGCATCGGCATAGCCGAGGGGGTGTTCTTGATGAACAAAGTGCAGGTTGCCGAGGGAACCACCGGCGGCCTTTCGGTAGTTGTCCTCGTCACCGGGTTGG includes these proteins:
- a CDS encoding sugar phosphate nucleotidyltransferase, which gives rise to MRVRKAVITAAAPNQNTLPLQRLVDGSGEEKTALQLIVEETLSAGVEEICVVIQPGDEDNYRKAAGGSLGNLHFVHQEHPLGYADAILQAESFCGDDAFLHLVSDHLYLSATSRSCAAQLIQMAEQHACPVSAVQSTREHRLPYFGIVGGASVPRFDGLYDVRTVVEKPTPTLAEQSLITPGLRSGYYLGYFGMHVLTPAVMECLHEVVADKCMERPSLSDAAAKLPHRGKYLAYQLQGRRYNIGEQYGVLIAQLAIGLSGRDRDLLLTELVELLATRTESPVAPASKPSAESSTPEGSN